The Canis lupus dingo isolate Sandy chromosome 8, ASM325472v2, whole genome shotgun sequence genome has a segment encoding these proteins:
- the TNFAIP2 gene encoding tumor necrosis factor alpha-induced protein 2 isoform X1, with protein MGPRQAEPKGRAPRRPRDRGDAGPAWPPRPRWEGLSRVMLKMMTFFQGLPGQHTASGGPDLRGSSQKLPSTSELESEASMSEASSEDLVPPLEAAGAPDRDKEEALKKKKKKKSKGLASMLSVFTKGRKKKGQPGSAEPEGHPGAQPEPSGPLPTAEELKAELERGRLEAARPLLALERELAAAAAAGGESAEELVRRQSKVEALYVLLREQVLGVLRRPLDVAPERLRQALQVLAEQEREDRRAAAAGAPGGSALVAARPRRWLQLWRRAVAQAAQERLGARPAADAEGRSEAERAFLHMGRTMKEDLEAVVERLKPLSPADLDVVAAYAESYHEHFAAQLAAVAQFELCERDTYMLLLWVQNLYPNDIINSPKLAGDLQRVQLGSLLPPRQIRLLEATFLSNEVASVKELMARALELESQRWARDVAPQRLDSHYHSELAIDIIQIISQGQAKAESITLDLGVQIKNVLLLELAAFLRSYQRAFDEFLERCKQLRNYRANVMANINNCLSFRTAMEQKWQILQDLPGHLMGPLSDLKSHGFDTLLQSLFGDLKPLFKRFTQTRWAAPAQTLGDIISTVGERLPEFSELHDCFQKELMEVVHLHLVKEYIIRLSKRSLVLKVVEQQRQLAEHILANAEVIQRFCTQNGSSATWLHHALPTLAEIIRLQDPSAIKIEVATYATRYPDFSKGHLSAILAIKGNLSSNEVKSIRSILDVSEGMQQSSKPLFSLIKVG; from the exons ATGGGCCCGCGGCAGGCTGAGCCCAAGGGCCGAGCTCCCCGGCGCCCCAGGGACCGCGGCGACGCCGGGCCAGCctggccgccccgcccccgctggGAAG GCCTGAGCCGGGTGATGCTGAAGATGATGACTTTCTTCCAAGGCCTTCCAGGCCAGCACACTGCGTCAGGGGGTCCTGACCTGCGGGGAAGCTCCCAGAAGTTGCCCTCCACCTCCGAGTTGGAGTCCGAGGCCTCCATGTCGGAGGCGTCTTCGGAAGACCTGGTGCCACCCCTGGAGGCCGCGGGAGCCCCAGACAGGGACAAGGAAGAGgctctgaagaagaagaagaagaagaagtccaAAGGCCTGGCCAGCATGCTCAGCGTGTTCAccaaagggaggaagaagaagggtcAGCCCGGCTCGGCGGAGCCAGAGGGCCACCCCGGGGCCCAGCCTGAGCCCAGCGGCCCGCTGCCCACAG CGGAGGAGCTCAAGGCGGAGCTGGAGCGCGGGCGGCTGGAGGCGGCGCGGCCGCTGCTGGCGCTGGAGCGGgagctggcggcggcggcggcggcgggcggcgagAGCGCGGAGGAGCTGGTGCGGCGCCAGAGCAAGGTGGAGGCGCTGTACGTGCTGCTGCGCGAGCAGGTGCTCGGCGTGCTGCGGCGGCCGCTCGACGTGGCGCCCGAGCGGCTGCGCCAGGCGCTGCAGGTGCTGGCGGAGCAGGAGCGCGAGGaccggcgggcggcggcggcgggggcgcccgggggctcggCGCTGGTGGCCGCGCGGCCTCGGCGCTGGCTGCAGCTGTGGCGGCGCGCGGTGGCGCAGGCGGCGCAGGAGCGTCTGGGCGCGCGGCCGGCCGCGGACGCCGAGGGCCGCTCGGAGGCCGAGCGCGCCTTCCTGCACATGGGCCGCACCATGAAGGAGGACCTGGAGGCCGTGGTGGAGCGGCTGAAGCCGCTGTCCCCCGCCGACCTGGACGTGGTGGCCGCCTACGCCGAGAGCTACCACGAGCACTTCGCGGCCCAGCTGGCCGCCGTGGCGCAGTTCGAGCTGTGCGAGCGCGACACCTACATGCTGCTGCTCTGGGTGCAGAACCTGTACCCCAA TGACATCATCAACAGCCCCAAGCTGGCAGGAGACCTGCAGAGAGTGCAGCTTGGGAGCCTTCTGCCCCCCAGGCAGATCCGGCTGCTGGAGGCCACGTTCCTGTCCAACGAGGTG gCCAGCGTGAAGGAGCTGATGGCCCGTGCCCTGGAACTGGAGTCACAGCGCTGGGCCCGGGATGTGGCTCCCCAGAGGCTGGACAGCCACTACCACAGCGAGCTGGCCATCGACATCATCCAG ATCATCTCCCAGGGCCAGGCCAAGGCTGAGAGCATCACCCTTGACCTGGGTGTGCAGATAAAGAATGTGCTGCTGCTGGAGCTAGCTGCGTTCCTGAGGAG CTACCAGCGAGCCTTTGATGAATTTCTGGAGAGATGCAAACAGTTGAGAAATTACAGGGCCAATGTCATGGCCAACATCAACAACTGCCTATCCTTCCG CACCGCCATGGAGCAGAAGTGGCAGATACTGCAAGACCTCCCAGGCCACCTGATGGGCCCCCTGAGTGATCTCAAGAGTCACGGCTTTGACACCCTGCTCCAGAGCCTGTTTGGGGACCTGAAG CCGCTGTTCAAGAGGTTCACACAGACCCGCTGGGCGGCCCCGGCGCAGACCCTGGGGGACATCATCTCCACCGTGGGCGAAAGGCTGCCTGAGTTCTCCGAGCTCCACGACTGTTTCCAGAAG GAGCTCATGGAGGTGGTGCACCTGCACCTGGTGAAGGAGTACATCATCCGCCTCAGCAAGCGGAGCCTGGTCCTCAAGGTGGTGGAGCAGCAGCGGCAGCTGGCCGAGCACATCCTGGCCAACGCCGAGGTCATCCAGCGCTTCTGCACTCAGAAC GGCTCGTCAGCGACCTGGCTGCACCACGCCCTCCCCACGCTCGCTGAGATCATTCGCCTGCAAGACCCCAGTGCCATCAAGATTGAGGTGGCCACTTACGCCACCCGGTACCCCGACTTCAG CAAAGGCCACCTGAGTGCCATCTTGGCCATCAAGGGAAACCTGTCGAGCAACGAGGTCAAGAGCATCCGGAGCATCCTGGACGTCAGCGAGGGGATGCAGCAGTCCTCCAAGCCCCTATTTTCACTTATAAAGGTCGGTTAG
- the TNFAIP2 gene encoding tumor necrosis factor alpha-induced protein 2 isoform X2 → MEPRGPLQDLKGIPLWLHGDKTRDEPGLSRVMLKMMTFFQGLPGQHTASGGPDLRGSSQKLPSTSELESEASMSEASSEDLVPPLEAAGAPDRDKEEALKKKKKKKSKGLASMLSVFTKGRKKKGQPGSAEPEGHPGAQPEPSGPLPTAEELKAELERGRLEAARPLLALERELAAAAAAGGESAEELVRRQSKVEALYVLLREQVLGVLRRPLDVAPERLRQALQVLAEQEREDRRAAAAGAPGGSALVAARPRRWLQLWRRAVAQAAQERLGARPAADAEGRSEAERAFLHMGRTMKEDLEAVVERLKPLSPADLDVVAAYAESYHEHFAAQLAAVAQFELCERDTYMLLLWVQNLYPNDIINSPKLAGDLQRVQLGSLLPPRQIRLLEATFLSNEVASVKELMARALELESQRWARDVAPQRLDSHYHSELAIDIIQIISQGQAKAESITLDLGVQIKNVLLLELAAFLRSYQRAFDEFLERCKQLRNYRANVMANINNCLSFRTAMEQKWQILQDLPGHLMGPLSDLKSHGFDTLLQSLFGDLKPLFKRFTQTRWAAPAQTLGDIISTVGERLPEFSELHDCFQKELMEVVHLHLVKEYIIRLSKRSLVLKVVEQQRQLAEHILANAEVIQRFCTQNGSSATWLHHALPTLAEIIRLQDPSAIKIEVATYATRYPDFSKGHLSAILAIKGNLSSNEVKSIRSILDVSEGMQQSSKPLFSLIKVG, encoded by the exons ATGGAGCCAAGGGGGCCTCTGCAGGACCTGAAAGG CATCCCTCTCTGGCTCCACGGAGACAAGACAAGAGATGAACCAG GCCTGAGCCGGGTGATGCTGAAGATGATGACTTTCTTCCAAGGCCTTCCAGGCCAGCACACTGCGTCAGGGGGTCCTGACCTGCGGGGAAGCTCCCAGAAGTTGCCCTCCACCTCCGAGTTGGAGTCCGAGGCCTCCATGTCGGAGGCGTCTTCGGAAGACCTGGTGCCACCCCTGGAGGCCGCGGGAGCCCCAGACAGGGACAAGGAAGAGgctctgaagaagaagaagaagaagaagtccaAAGGCCTGGCCAGCATGCTCAGCGTGTTCAccaaagggaggaagaagaagggtcAGCCCGGCTCGGCGGAGCCAGAGGGCCACCCCGGGGCCCAGCCTGAGCCCAGCGGCCCGCTGCCCACAG CGGAGGAGCTCAAGGCGGAGCTGGAGCGCGGGCGGCTGGAGGCGGCGCGGCCGCTGCTGGCGCTGGAGCGGgagctggcggcggcggcggcggcgggcggcgagAGCGCGGAGGAGCTGGTGCGGCGCCAGAGCAAGGTGGAGGCGCTGTACGTGCTGCTGCGCGAGCAGGTGCTCGGCGTGCTGCGGCGGCCGCTCGACGTGGCGCCCGAGCGGCTGCGCCAGGCGCTGCAGGTGCTGGCGGAGCAGGAGCGCGAGGaccggcgggcggcggcggcgggggcgcccgggggctcggCGCTGGTGGCCGCGCGGCCTCGGCGCTGGCTGCAGCTGTGGCGGCGCGCGGTGGCGCAGGCGGCGCAGGAGCGTCTGGGCGCGCGGCCGGCCGCGGACGCCGAGGGCCGCTCGGAGGCCGAGCGCGCCTTCCTGCACATGGGCCGCACCATGAAGGAGGACCTGGAGGCCGTGGTGGAGCGGCTGAAGCCGCTGTCCCCCGCCGACCTGGACGTGGTGGCCGCCTACGCCGAGAGCTACCACGAGCACTTCGCGGCCCAGCTGGCCGCCGTGGCGCAGTTCGAGCTGTGCGAGCGCGACACCTACATGCTGCTGCTCTGGGTGCAGAACCTGTACCCCAA TGACATCATCAACAGCCCCAAGCTGGCAGGAGACCTGCAGAGAGTGCAGCTTGGGAGCCTTCTGCCCCCCAGGCAGATCCGGCTGCTGGAGGCCACGTTCCTGTCCAACGAGGTG gCCAGCGTGAAGGAGCTGATGGCCCGTGCCCTGGAACTGGAGTCACAGCGCTGGGCCCGGGATGTGGCTCCCCAGAGGCTGGACAGCCACTACCACAGCGAGCTGGCCATCGACATCATCCAG ATCATCTCCCAGGGCCAGGCCAAGGCTGAGAGCATCACCCTTGACCTGGGTGTGCAGATAAAGAATGTGCTGCTGCTGGAGCTAGCTGCGTTCCTGAGGAG CTACCAGCGAGCCTTTGATGAATTTCTGGAGAGATGCAAACAGTTGAGAAATTACAGGGCCAATGTCATGGCCAACATCAACAACTGCCTATCCTTCCG CACCGCCATGGAGCAGAAGTGGCAGATACTGCAAGACCTCCCAGGCCACCTGATGGGCCCCCTGAGTGATCTCAAGAGTCACGGCTTTGACACCCTGCTCCAGAGCCTGTTTGGGGACCTGAAG CCGCTGTTCAAGAGGTTCACACAGACCCGCTGGGCGGCCCCGGCGCAGACCCTGGGGGACATCATCTCCACCGTGGGCGAAAGGCTGCCTGAGTTCTCCGAGCTCCACGACTGTTTCCAGAAG GAGCTCATGGAGGTGGTGCACCTGCACCTGGTGAAGGAGTACATCATCCGCCTCAGCAAGCGGAGCCTGGTCCTCAAGGTGGTGGAGCAGCAGCGGCAGCTGGCCGAGCACATCCTGGCCAACGCCGAGGTCATCCAGCGCTTCTGCACTCAGAAC GGCTCGTCAGCGACCTGGCTGCACCACGCCCTCCCCACGCTCGCTGAGATCATTCGCCTGCAAGACCCCAGTGCCATCAAGATTGAGGTGGCCACTTACGCCACCCGGTACCCCGACTTCAG CAAAGGCCACCTGAGTGCCATCTTGGCCATCAAGGGAAACCTGTCGAGCAACGAGGTCAAGAGCATCCGGAGCATCCTGGACGTCAGCGAGGGGATGCAGCAGTCCTCCAAGCCCCTATTTTCACTTATAAAGGTCGGTTAG
- the TNFAIP2 gene encoding tumor necrosis factor alpha-induced protein 2 isoform X3 yields MLKMMTFFQGLPGQHTASGGPDLRGSSQKLPSTSELESEASMSEASSEDLVPPLEAAGAPDRDKEEALKKKKKKKSKGLASMLSVFTKGRKKKGQPGSAEPEGHPGAQPEPSGPLPTAEELKAELERGRLEAARPLLALERELAAAAAAGGESAEELVRRQSKVEALYVLLREQVLGVLRRPLDVAPERLRQALQVLAEQEREDRRAAAAGAPGGSALVAARPRRWLQLWRRAVAQAAQERLGARPAADAEGRSEAERAFLHMGRTMKEDLEAVVERLKPLSPADLDVVAAYAESYHEHFAAQLAAVAQFELCERDTYMLLLWVQNLYPNDIINSPKLAGDLQRVQLGSLLPPRQIRLLEATFLSNEVASVKELMARALELESQRWARDVAPQRLDSHYHSELAIDIIQIISQGQAKAESITLDLGVQIKNVLLLELAAFLRSYQRAFDEFLERCKQLRNYRANVMANINNCLSFRTAMEQKWQILQDLPGHLMGPLSDLKSHGFDTLLQSLFGDLKPLFKRFTQTRWAAPAQTLGDIISTVGERLPEFSELHDCFQKELMEVVHLHLVKEYIIRLSKRSLVLKVVEQQRQLAEHILANAEVIQRFCTQNGSSATWLHHALPTLAEIIRLQDPSAIKIEVATYATRYPDFSKGHLSAILAIKGNLSSNEVKSIRSILDVSEGMQQSSKPLFSLIKVG; encoded by the exons ATGCTGAAGATGATGACTTTCTTCCAAGGCCTTCCAGGCCAGCACACTGCGTCAGGGGGTCCTGACCTGCGGGGAAGCTCCCAGAAGTTGCCCTCCACCTCCGAGTTGGAGTCCGAGGCCTCCATGTCGGAGGCGTCTTCGGAAGACCTGGTGCCACCCCTGGAGGCCGCGGGAGCCCCAGACAGGGACAAGGAAGAGgctctgaagaagaagaagaagaagaagtccaAAGGCCTGGCCAGCATGCTCAGCGTGTTCAccaaagggaggaagaagaagggtcAGCCCGGCTCGGCGGAGCCAGAGGGCCACCCCGGGGCCCAGCCTGAGCCCAGCGGCCCGCTGCCCACAG CGGAGGAGCTCAAGGCGGAGCTGGAGCGCGGGCGGCTGGAGGCGGCGCGGCCGCTGCTGGCGCTGGAGCGGgagctggcggcggcggcggcggcgggcggcgagAGCGCGGAGGAGCTGGTGCGGCGCCAGAGCAAGGTGGAGGCGCTGTACGTGCTGCTGCGCGAGCAGGTGCTCGGCGTGCTGCGGCGGCCGCTCGACGTGGCGCCCGAGCGGCTGCGCCAGGCGCTGCAGGTGCTGGCGGAGCAGGAGCGCGAGGaccggcgggcggcggcggcgggggcgcccgggggctcggCGCTGGTGGCCGCGCGGCCTCGGCGCTGGCTGCAGCTGTGGCGGCGCGCGGTGGCGCAGGCGGCGCAGGAGCGTCTGGGCGCGCGGCCGGCCGCGGACGCCGAGGGCCGCTCGGAGGCCGAGCGCGCCTTCCTGCACATGGGCCGCACCATGAAGGAGGACCTGGAGGCCGTGGTGGAGCGGCTGAAGCCGCTGTCCCCCGCCGACCTGGACGTGGTGGCCGCCTACGCCGAGAGCTACCACGAGCACTTCGCGGCCCAGCTGGCCGCCGTGGCGCAGTTCGAGCTGTGCGAGCGCGACACCTACATGCTGCTGCTCTGGGTGCAGAACCTGTACCCCAA TGACATCATCAACAGCCCCAAGCTGGCAGGAGACCTGCAGAGAGTGCAGCTTGGGAGCCTTCTGCCCCCCAGGCAGATCCGGCTGCTGGAGGCCACGTTCCTGTCCAACGAGGTG gCCAGCGTGAAGGAGCTGATGGCCCGTGCCCTGGAACTGGAGTCACAGCGCTGGGCCCGGGATGTGGCTCCCCAGAGGCTGGACAGCCACTACCACAGCGAGCTGGCCATCGACATCATCCAG ATCATCTCCCAGGGCCAGGCCAAGGCTGAGAGCATCACCCTTGACCTGGGTGTGCAGATAAAGAATGTGCTGCTGCTGGAGCTAGCTGCGTTCCTGAGGAG CTACCAGCGAGCCTTTGATGAATTTCTGGAGAGATGCAAACAGTTGAGAAATTACAGGGCCAATGTCATGGCCAACATCAACAACTGCCTATCCTTCCG CACCGCCATGGAGCAGAAGTGGCAGATACTGCAAGACCTCCCAGGCCACCTGATGGGCCCCCTGAGTGATCTCAAGAGTCACGGCTTTGACACCCTGCTCCAGAGCCTGTTTGGGGACCTGAAG CCGCTGTTCAAGAGGTTCACACAGACCCGCTGGGCGGCCCCGGCGCAGACCCTGGGGGACATCATCTCCACCGTGGGCGAAAGGCTGCCTGAGTTCTCCGAGCTCCACGACTGTTTCCAGAAG GAGCTCATGGAGGTGGTGCACCTGCACCTGGTGAAGGAGTACATCATCCGCCTCAGCAAGCGGAGCCTGGTCCTCAAGGTGGTGGAGCAGCAGCGGCAGCTGGCCGAGCACATCCTGGCCAACGCCGAGGTCATCCAGCGCTTCTGCACTCAGAAC GGCTCGTCAGCGACCTGGCTGCACCACGCCCTCCCCACGCTCGCTGAGATCATTCGCCTGCAAGACCCCAGTGCCATCAAGATTGAGGTGGCCACTTACGCCACCCGGTACCCCGACTTCAG CAAAGGCCACCTGAGTGCCATCTTGGCCATCAAGGGAAACCTGTCGAGCAACGAGGTCAAGAGCATCCGGAGCATCCTGGACGTCAGCGAGGGGATGCAGCAGTCCTCCAAGCCCCTATTTTCACTTATAAAGGTCGGTTAG